The Anopheles merus strain MAF chromosome 2L, AmerM5.1, whole genome shotgun sequence genome has a segment encoding these proteins:
- the LOC121592764 gene encoding uncharacterized protein LOC121592764 isoform X10 yields MLPADRFLSSPWLPGSTMKLTPGAGITLLIGIAGSIFLVAQSHRLLRSKLSQRRRSSRKPDAAECYMCNANIELETPDSFATCRGCEKLVCRGENCCQWVESIGIWECTGCQSNRVIQQKAGEWLLNQLTVRLKHPGPVELKDGNLLGLGLDTDDARSTTSSTTTTVSANQRVKVREFIEELLSAMLHGPLDDVSVGQLMKHESYLRLFRKFHTRLSRCLYNLERSIHHSLMSDLPLWEGQQQHHSPSDQHFELKRLIQRILEEIAKLPELLNHSGLPLRPEEHLPYFDPKKYEQLLATAVLNKVVDDYRNPKNFTDGGDVAGKGQTGAGATPYTGTTVDINHNQLSETGSSQSLLSKESLRQMSVTADDQAPQPHEGVSYSAIGTERRLSDTDESYLSDYIQRHKVPLPDLSDTTGSGSGAEDDDLQSLKSNATDGTWEENWLFRKRQLKTTESSIAMLVPSPTEEVKALIGDKNADEISDLSEAGSDCEGYESDGNVNGGTVPSVAPVVVASSSKDTTSEGISSSSKTQSLDEMLPPDSLVSINSLPVNEEALSEATNSQLLADQVAQNGASGRLQVDDLISIEPVADRVETTNPTLTNPFLDDVFEANNNVITDDVKMLQRTETGDNRSATESNGYGDRKEIPIDRAQIATNGGDVPEVQGDSGEQDASLDAPDTLIPGSIAEREHLKWRNAKPIANNPYSPDVLQRRLSEKARPSSMIEIDRLVRKEAAPATGGAAGGVLIDDEEPPKEPTDSGTENDRSLQSVTGGVLTETKKIGREYYINDPERLRAGGAPLKSTLGPQTQTQQPAHSTDDEKSLLLGRAVDESEAAAPQKLTPEPVSSLYRSSSVGKQRDPRAEDIFAARPVQVTADDPILQQGTKVSYLSTAAREIYLVPVESEPNGGSLMSSSSELSSVHSPTNAHQRPELDSLTYSEDSDVTRIYDLTTGEAKVVRTYHSETEPPHDTILQILPQPSPTKQQPALMATAPSHEQSSSSSTVSALKSQLSTGERADVGSYLRRSPFPVKPLSPETIKFFAPKRKLSFTGSTNSLVGESGAKGAGSEQGTTHVLPSMHSSLHIDFPASRNATGSEFAIIEKDVIDVLPSVKELAKCYSGSTSDVSTLPPKPLYKPRVKLRKDFIRQSSDVLNEEGMPNTKGQRQYSSTSSIAVRDEIREIRKLNLEAYRQSTYYPMAPGHSITARSLSKQIREHKSNVTDDHKVGHHQQEEQAAPAPLVPGGADGELNGTDADDEPGHASPERPASPVLLPGHLKSSIQFFESLKNKP; encoded by the exons TAAACTCAGCCAACGACGGCGCTCTTCCCGGAAGCCCGATGCGGCAGAGTGTTACATGTGTAACGCAAACATCGAGCTCGAAACTCCAGACAG CTTCGCAACATGCCGCGGTTGCGAAAAACTGGTCTGCCGGGGCGAAAACTGCTGCCAGTGGGTGGAATCGATCGGCATCTGGGAATGTACCGGCTGCCAGTCGAATCGCGTAATCCAGCAGAAGGCGGGCGAATGGCTGCTGAATCAGTTGACCGTCCGGCTGAAGCACCCGGGCCCGGTAGAGCTGAAGGACGGCAATCTGCTCGGTCTCGGTTTGG ACACGGACGATGCTCGCAGCACCACTTCCAGCACAACGACGACCGTTTCGGCCAACCAGCGTGTGAAGGTGCGAGAATTCATCGAGGAGCTGCTGTCCGCTATGCTGCACGGTCCGCTGGACGATGTATCCGTTGGGCAGCTAATGAAACATGAAAGCT ATTTAAGACTTTTTCGCAAGTTCCACACACGTTTGAGCAGGTGTCTGTACAATCTAGAACGCTCGATCCATCACTCACTAATGTCGG atcTACCACTATGGGAAGgtcaacagcagcatcacaGCCCGAGCGATCAGCACTTCGAGCTGAAGCGACTGATACAGAGGATACTGGAAGAGATCGCCAAGCTGCCGGAGCTGCTGAACCACAGTGGCCTGCCGCTACGGCCGGAAGAGCATCTGCCGTACTTCGATCCGAAGAAGTACGAGCAGCTGTTGGCCACTGCGGTGCTGAACAAG GTGGTGGACGACTATCGGAATCCGAAAAACTTCACCGACGGCGGTGACGTGGCAGGCAAGGGGCAGACCGGCGCTGGTGCCACCCCGTACACCGGTACCACGGTGGACATTAACCACAATCAGCTGTCCGAGACGG GTAGCAGCCAAAGTTTGCTGAGTAAAGAAAGCCTCAGACAGATGTCCGTAACG GCTGACGATCAAGCACCACAACCACACGAAGGCGTCAGCTACAGTGCGATCGGCACGGAAAGGCGGCTCTCCGACACGGACGAATCCTACCTGAGCGACTACATCCAGCGGCATAAAGTCCCGCTGCCCGATCTGTCCGACACGACCGGTTCCGGGTCCGGTGCCGAGGACGACGATCTGCAATCGCTCAAGTCGAACGCGACCGATGGTACGTGGGAGGAAAATTGGCTGTTCCGCAAGCGGCAACTGAAGACGACCGAATCCTCGATCGCCATGCTCGTACCGTCGCCCACGGAAGAGGTGAAGGCACTGATCGGGGACAAGAATGCGGACGAGATCAGTGATCTGTCCGAGGCTGGATCGGACTGTGAAGGGTACGAGTCGGATGGCAATGTGAACGGTGGCACTGTACCATCGGTAGCGCCTGTGGTTGTGGCATCAAGCAGCAAAGACACAACGAGTGAGGGAATTTCGTCCTCCTCCAAGACACAATCGCTGGACGAGATGCTGCCGCCCGACAGTCTCGTGTCGATCAACTCGTTGCCGGTCAATGAGGAGGCACTGTCGGAAGCTACCAACAGTCAGCTGCTGGCCGATCAGGTCGCACAGAACGGAGCCAGTGGACGTCTGCAGGTGGACGATCTGATCAGTATCGAACCGGTGGCGGACAGGGTGGAAACGACCAATCCGACCCTGACCAACCCGTTCCTGGACGATGTGTTTGAGGCAAACAACAATGTTATAACGGACGACGTGAAGATGCTGCAGCGTACCGAGACAGGGGACAATCG TTCCGCCACCGAATCCAACGGTTACGGTGACCGAAAAGAAATCCCAATAGATCGAG CACAAATAGCAACCAATGGAGGCGATGTACCGGAGGTACAGGGTGATTCTGGAGAGCAGGACGCGTCCTTGGATGCACCGGACACGCTCATACCAG GATCCATTGCCGAGCGGGAGCATCTGAAGTGGCGTAATGCCAAACCGATCGCCAACAACCCGTACTCGCCCGATGTGCTCCAGCGTCGGCTGTCGGAAAAGGCACGCCCGTCCAGCATGATCGAGATCGATCGGTTGGTGCGGAAGGAGGCGGCCCCAGCCACCGGAGGAGCTGCCGGCGGTGTGCTGATCGACGATGAGGAACCACCCAAAGAGCCGACGGACTCGGGGACGGAGAACGATCGCTCGTTACAGTCGGTGACGGGTGGCGTACTGACAGAAACGAAGAA GATCGGTCGCGAGTACTACATCAACGATCCAGAGCGTCTGCGTGCGGGCGGTGCCCCCTTAAAGTCCACCCTAGGACCACAGACCCAAACCCAGCAGCCAGCGCACAGTACCGACGACGAGAAA TCCCTTCTGCTTGGCCGTGCTGTGGATGAGAGTGAAGCTGCAGCCCCACAAAAACTCACCCCCGAACCGGTCAGCTCGCTGTACCGCTCGAGCAGCGTCGGTAAGCAGCGAGATCCCAGGGCGGAAGACATCTTCGCTGCCCGCCCGGTACAGGTGACGGCCGACGATCCGATCCTGCAGCAGGGCACGAAGGTGAGCTACCTCAGTACGGCGGCCCGCGAGATCTATCTCGTACCCGTGGAGTCCGAACCGAACGGAGGCTCACTGATGAGCTCTTCCTCTGAGCTGAGCTCCGTTCACTCACCGACGAACGCTCATCAGCGCCCGGAGCTGGATAGCCTCACGTACAGCGAAGACTCGGATGTGACGCGTATCTACGACCTAACGACCGGGGAGGCGAAGGTCGTACGTACGTACCACTCGGAAACGGAGCCACCGCACGATACGATCCTGCAAATACTACCTCAACCCTCACCGACCAAACAGCAGCCAGCGCTGATGGCGACTGCCCCTAGTCATGaacagtcgtcgtcgtcgtccaccGTATCGGCCCTTAAAAGTCAACTTTCCACCGGCGAACGGGCGGATGTTGGCAGCTATCTTCGCCGTTCGCCATTTCCCGTGAAACCACTCTCGCCCGAAACGATCAAATTCTTTGCGCCGAAGCGAAAGCTTAGCTTTACCGGCAGCACGAACAGTTTGGTGGGGGAGTCGGGGGCCAAGGGAGCTGGTAGTGAGCAGGGTACTACACACGTGCTGCCCTCGATGCACTCGTCGCTGCACATTGACTTCCCCGCGAGCCGGAACGCGACGGGCAGCGAGTTTGCGATCATCGAGAAGGATGTGATCGATGTGCTGCCGTCGGTGAAGGAGCTGGCCAAGTGTTACAGTGGTAGCACGAGCGATGTGTCCACGTTGCCACCGAAACCACTGTACAAACCGAGG GTCAAGCTTAGAAAG GACTTTATCCGCCAGTCGTCCGATGTGCTGAATGAGGAAGGCATGCCCAACACGAAGGGCCAGCGGCAGTACAGCAGCACGAGCAGCATAGCGGTGCGGGACGAGATACGGGAGATCCGGAAGCTCAACCTGGAAGCGTACCGACAGTCGACGTACTACCCGATGGCTCCCGGGCACAGCATAACGGCGCGCAGCCTGTCGAAGCAAATTCGTGAGCATAA GAGCAACGTTACAGACGACCATAAGGTGGGCCACCACCAGCAGGAGGAGCAAGCGGCACCAGCACCGCTGGTGCCGGGTGGTGCCGATGGTGAGCTCAACGGAACCGatgcagacgacgaacccggcCATGCATCTCCGGAGCGTCCCGCCAGCCCCGTACTACTGCCCGGCCATCTGAAGAGTAGCATACAGTTTTTCGAAAGCCTCAAGAACAAACCGTAA
- the LOC121592764 gene encoding uncharacterized protein LOC121592764 isoform X2, translating to MLPADRFLSSPWLPGSTMKLTPGAGITLLIGIAGSIFLVAQSHRLLRSKLSQRRRSSRKPDAAECYMCNANIELETPDSFATCRGCEKLVCRGENCCQWVESIGIWECTGCQSNRVIQQKAGEWLLNQLTVRLKHPGPVELKDGNLLGLGLDTDDARSTTSSTTTTVSANQRVKVREFIEELLSAMLHGPLDDVSVGQLMKHESYLRLFRKFHTRLSRCLYNLERSIHHSLMSDLPLWEGQQQHHSPSDQHFELKRLIQRILEEIAKLPELLNHSGLPLRPEEHLPYFDPKKYEQLLATAVLNKVVDDYRNPKNFTDGGDVAGKGQTGAGATPYTGTTVDINHNQLSETGSSQSLLSKESLRQMSVTADDQAPQPHEGVSYSAIGTERRLSDTDESYLSDYIQRHKVPLPDLSDTTGSGSGAEDDDLQSLKSNATDGTWEENWLFRKRQLKTTESSIAMLVPSPTEEVKALIGDKNADEISDLSEAGSDCEGYESDGNVNGGTVPSVAPVVVASSSKDTTSEGISSSSKTQSLDEMLPPDSLVSINSLPVNEEALSEATNSQLLADQVAQNGASGRLQVDDLISIEPVADRVETTNPTLTNPFLDDVFEANNNVITDDVKMLQRTETGDNRSATESNGYGDRKEIPIDRAHPSPSNPVAVDSVVVVAVPPLADSSTTNGNGSSVDSSVATDSSVDSSTVKTNKLEFLKQPEVLLDSRSPPDSPVQQVLSPHPIMMTITDVFDRLANSSPLTAISEEQPPAVLDEMVDSEPPTLEAITEECSGLVEEKHPVLSPSDSVQVEQDDSEYRTISEATNNSLLLADSFDGLESFDTYEPGNDEFCSLMEPNDSDRTPEPGPSPDRLQIWETPPAALYVCNQGQIEFAEQLQSLEEDTTKQQDPFERTPDDQPTRVTLQPDLVTFDNNAPSPESGPPGIVAVTEQMRAYCEELKAILNLPEDEEPSQELSVPLEPEPEQWEIVDTPEALEALEQFQNELLIAVSDPTQTEVRPCSNHAIREEPLLELEDRFPSPIEVAGLQMAQYSDSLKSLEYVEEGTVMDEETLPLPDAFIERGESPQALLVSSEDSSQPIVTVSHTPSTEPVPSITTVSQAGEEHPPTSTEETMLTSIESRDESKIEDTSMPAFSDTELPSLSSPFTSFSLTNSTINNNSNNNNNCMPTNISLTEQGPNHLVTNHTSNNTNPSIDVGESALEVDPEQPPVVESVADVCSLVPAQIATNGGDVPEVQGDSGEQDASLDAPDTLIPGSIAEREHLKWRNAKPIANNPYSPDVLQRRLSEKARPSSMIEIDRLVRKEAAPATGGAAGGVLIDDEEPPKEPTDSGTENDRSLQSVTGGVLTETKKIGREYYINDPERLRAGGAPLKSTLGPQTQTQQPAHSTDDEKSLLLGRAVDESEAAAPQKLTPEPVSSLYRSSSVGKQRDPRAEDIFAARPVQVTADDPILQQGTKVSYLSTAAREIYLVPVESEPNGGSLMSSSSELSSVHSPTNAHQRPELDSLTYSEDSDVTRIYDLTTGEAKVVRTYHSETEPPHDTILQILPQPSPTKQQPALMATAPSHEQSSSSSTVSALKSQLSTGERADVGSYLRRSPFPVKPLSPETIKFFAPKRKLSFTGSTNSLVGESGAKGAGSEQGTTHVLPSMHSSLHIDFPASRNATGSEFAIIEKDVIDVLPSVKELAKCYSGSTSDVSTLPPKPLYKPRVKLRKDFIRQSSDVLNEEGMPNTKGQRQYSSTSSIAVRDEIREIRKLNLEAYRQSTYYPMAPGHSITARSLSKQIREHKSNVTDDHKVGHHQQEEQAAPAPLVPGGADGELNGTDADDEPGHASPERPASPVLLPGHLKSSIQFFESLKNKP from the exons TAAACTCAGCCAACGACGGCGCTCTTCCCGGAAGCCCGATGCGGCAGAGTGTTACATGTGTAACGCAAACATCGAGCTCGAAACTCCAGACAG CTTCGCAACATGCCGCGGTTGCGAAAAACTGGTCTGCCGGGGCGAAAACTGCTGCCAGTGGGTGGAATCGATCGGCATCTGGGAATGTACCGGCTGCCAGTCGAATCGCGTAATCCAGCAGAAGGCGGGCGAATGGCTGCTGAATCAGTTGACCGTCCGGCTGAAGCACCCGGGCCCGGTAGAGCTGAAGGACGGCAATCTGCTCGGTCTCGGTTTGG ACACGGACGATGCTCGCAGCACCACTTCCAGCACAACGACGACCGTTTCGGCCAACCAGCGTGTGAAGGTGCGAGAATTCATCGAGGAGCTGCTGTCCGCTATGCTGCACGGTCCGCTGGACGATGTATCCGTTGGGCAGCTAATGAAACATGAAAGCT ATTTAAGACTTTTTCGCAAGTTCCACACACGTTTGAGCAGGTGTCTGTACAATCTAGAACGCTCGATCCATCACTCACTAATGTCGG atcTACCACTATGGGAAGgtcaacagcagcatcacaGCCCGAGCGATCAGCACTTCGAGCTGAAGCGACTGATACAGAGGATACTGGAAGAGATCGCCAAGCTGCCGGAGCTGCTGAACCACAGTGGCCTGCCGCTACGGCCGGAAGAGCATCTGCCGTACTTCGATCCGAAGAAGTACGAGCAGCTGTTGGCCACTGCGGTGCTGAACAAG GTGGTGGACGACTATCGGAATCCGAAAAACTTCACCGACGGCGGTGACGTGGCAGGCAAGGGGCAGACCGGCGCTGGTGCCACCCCGTACACCGGTACCACGGTGGACATTAACCACAATCAGCTGTCCGAGACGG GTAGCAGCCAAAGTTTGCTGAGTAAAGAAAGCCTCAGACAGATGTCCGTAACG GCTGACGATCAAGCACCACAACCACACGAAGGCGTCAGCTACAGTGCGATCGGCACGGAAAGGCGGCTCTCCGACACGGACGAATCCTACCTGAGCGACTACATCCAGCGGCATAAAGTCCCGCTGCCCGATCTGTCCGACACGACCGGTTCCGGGTCCGGTGCCGAGGACGACGATCTGCAATCGCTCAAGTCGAACGCGACCGATGGTACGTGGGAGGAAAATTGGCTGTTCCGCAAGCGGCAACTGAAGACGACCGAATCCTCGATCGCCATGCTCGTACCGTCGCCCACGGAAGAGGTGAAGGCACTGATCGGGGACAAGAATGCGGACGAGATCAGTGATCTGTCCGAGGCTGGATCGGACTGTGAAGGGTACGAGTCGGATGGCAATGTGAACGGTGGCACTGTACCATCGGTAGCGCCTGTGGTTGTGGCATCAAGCAGCAAAGACACAACGAGTGAGGGAATTTCGTCCTCCTCCAAGACACAATCGCTGGACGAGATGCTGCCGCCCGACAGTCTCGTGTCGATCAACTCGTTGCCGGTCAATGAGGAGGCACTGTCGGAAGCTACCAACAGTCAGCTGCTGGCCGATCAGGTCGCACAGAACGGAGCCAGTGGACGTCTGCAGGTGGACGATCTGATCAGTATCGAACCGGTGGCGGACAGGGTGGAAACGACCAATCCGACCCTGACCAACCCGTTCCTGGACGATGTGTTTGAGGCAAACAACAATGTTATAACGGACGACGTGAAGATGCTGCAGCGTACCGAGACAGGGGACAATCG TTCCGCCACCGAATCCAACGGTTACGGTGACCGAAAAGAAATCCCAATAGATCGAG CACACCCTTCTCCATCAAATCCCGTAGCAGTAGACAGTGTAGTAGTGGTAGCGGTACCGCCCCTAGCGGACAGTAGCACAACTAATGGTAATGGTAGTAGCGTGGATAGTAGTGTAGCAACAGATAGTAGCGTCGATAGTAGTACCGTGAAGACTAACAAACTGGAGTTCTTAAAACAACCGGAAGTGCTGCTCGATTCCCGTTCACCACCGGACTCGCCAGTGCAGCAGGTACTGTCACCGCATCCGATCATGATGACGATCACGGACGTGTTTGATCGGTTGGCGAACAGTTCCCCACTGACAGCCATTTCGGAGGAGCAACCACCGGCAGTGCTGGATGAAATGGTTGACAGCGAACCGCCAACGCTGGAAGCGATCACGGAGGAATGTTCCGGGCTGGTGGAAGAGAAACACCCCGTCCTATCCCCATCAGACAGCGTACAGGTCGAGCAGGATGATAGCGAGTATCGAACGATTTCCGAAGCGACTAACAACAGTCTCCTGCTGGCGGATTCGTTCGATGGGCTCGAATCGTTCGATACGTACGAGCCGGGGAACGATGAGTTTTGCTCGCTGATGGAACCGAATGACTCCGATCGTACGCCGGAACCCGGGCCATCGCCTGACCGGCTACAAATATGGGAAACACCACCAGCTGCACTGTATGTGTGCAATCAAGGCCAGATTGAGTTTGCAGAGCAATTGCAATCACTGGAAGAGGATACTACCAAGCAGCAAGACCCTTTCGAACGGACGCCAGACGATCAACCGACCCGGGTCACGCTTCAGCCCGATCTGGTAACGTTCGACAACAATGCACCGAGTCCGGAGTCGGGTCCACCAGGGATAGTGGCCGTCACGGAGCAGATGCGTGCGTACTGCGAAGAATTAAAAGCGATTCTAAATCTTCCTGAAGATGAAGAGCCCTCTCAGGAACTGTCCGTCCCCTTAGAGCCGGAACCGGAACAGTGGGAAATTGTGGACACACCGGAAGCTCTGGAAGCGCTAGAACAGttccaaaatgagctgctgaTTGCTGTCAGCGATCCAACGCAAACAGAGGTTCGACCGTGCAGCAATCATGCGATTCGGGAGGAACCACTGCTGGAGCTTGAGGATAGATTCCCCAGCCCAATAGAGGTGGCCGGGCTGCAGATGGCACAGTACAGTGACAGTTTGAAAAGCCTGGAGTACGTCGAGGAAGGAACTGTGATGGATGAGGAAACGTTACCCCTTCCAGACGCTTTCATCGAACGTGGCGAGTCACCGCAAGCGTTGCTTGTCTCTTCAGAAGATTCTTCACAGCCCATAGTAACGGTCAGCCACACACCTTCTACCGAACCGGTACCATCCATCACGACAGTGAGCCAGGCAGGGGAGGAACACCCACCCACCAGCACGGAGGAAACGATGCTCACGTCGATCGAGTCCCGGGACGAGTCGAAGATCGAGGACACGAGCATGCCCGCGTTCAGTGATACCGAGCTTCCTTCCCTCTCATCGCCATTCACTTCCTTCTCACTTACCAATTCTACCattaacaacaacagcaacaacaacaacaattgcaTGCCAACTAACATCAGCCTCACGGAACAGGGTCCTAACCATCTTGTCACTAACCACACCTCGAATAACACGAATCCAAGTATTGATGTAGGCGAGTCTGCGCTGGAAGTTGATCCAGAGCAACCGCCCGTAGTGGAATCGGTCGCTGACGTATGTTCGCTCGTTCCAGCACAAATAGCAACCAATGGAGGCGATGTACCGGAGGTACAGGGTGATTCTGGAGAGCAGGACGCGTCCTTGGATGCACCGGACACGCTCATACCAG GATCCATTGCCGAGCGGGAGCATCTGAAGTGGCGTAATGCCAAACCGATCGCCAACAACCCGTACTCGCCCGATGTGCTCCAGCGTCGGCTGTCGGAAAAGGCACGCCCGTCCAGCATGATCGAGATCGATCGGTTGGTGCGGAAGGAGGCGGCCCCAGCCACCGGAGGAGCTGCCGGCGGTGTGCTGATCGACGATGAGGAACCACCCAAAGAGCCGACGGACTCGGGGACGGAGAACGATCGCTCGTTACAGTCGGTGACGGGTGGCGTACTGACAGAAACGAAGAA GATCGGTCGCGAGTACTACATCAACGATCCAGAGCGTCTGCGTGCGGGCGGTGCCCCCTTAAAGTCCACCCTAGGACCACAGACCCAAACCCAGCAGCCAGCGCACAGTACCGACGACGAGAAA TCCCTTCTGCTTGGCCGTGCTGTGGATGAGAGTGAAGCTGCAGCCCCACAAAAACTCACCCCCGAACCGGTCAGCTCGCTGTACCGCTCGAGCAGCGTCGGTAAGCAGCGAGATCCCAGGGCGGAAGACATCTTCGCTGCCCGCCCGGTACAGGTGACGGCCGACGATCCGATCCTGCAGCAGGGCACGAAGGTGAGCTACCTCAGTACGGCGGCCCGCGAGATCTATCTCGTACCCGTGGAGTCCGAACCGAACGGAGGCTCACTGATGAGCTCTTCCTCTGAGCTGAGCTCCGTTCACTCACCGACGAACGCTCATCAGCGCCCGGAGCTGGATAGCCTCACGTACAGCGAAGACTCGGATGTGACGCGTATCTACGACCTAACGACCGGGGAGGCGAAGGTCGTACGTACGTACCACTCGGAAACGGAGCCACCGCACGATACGATCCTGCAAATACTACCTCAACCCTCACCGACCAAACAGCAGCCAGCGCTGATGGCGACTGCCCCTAGTCATGaacagtcgtcgtcgtcgtccaccGTATCGGCCCTTAAAAGTCAACTTTCCACCGGCGAACGGGCGGATGTTGGCAGCTATCTTCGCCGTTCGCCATTTCCCGTGAAACCACTCTCGCCCGAAACGATCAAATTCTTTGCGCCGAAGCGAAAGCTTAGCTTTACCGGCAGCACGAACAGTTTGGTGGGGGAGTCGGGGGCCAAGGGAGCTGGTAGTGAGCAGGGTACTACACACGTGCTGCCCTCGATGCACTCGTCGCTGCACATTGACTTCCCCGCGAGCCGGAACGCGACGGGCAGCGAGTTTGCGATCATCGAGAAGGATGTGATCGATGTGCTGCCGTCGGTGAAGGAGCTGGCCAAGTGTTACAGTGGTAGCACGAGCGATGTGTCCACGTTGCCACCGAAACCACTGTACAAACCGAGG GTCAAGCTTAGAAAG GACTTTATCCGCCAGTCGTCCGATGTGCTGAATGAGGAAGGCATGCCCAACACGAAGGGCCAGCGGCAGTACAGCAGCACGAGCAGCATAGCGGTGCGGGACGAGATACGGGAGATCCGGAAGCTCAACCTGGAAGCGTACCGACAGTCGACGTACTACCCGATGGCTCCCGGGCACAGCATAACGGCGCGCAGCCTGTCGAAGCAAATTCGTGAGCATAA GAGCAACGTTACAGACGACCATAAGGTGGGCCACCACCAGCAGGAGGAGCAAGCGGCACCAGCACCGCTGGTGCCGGGTGGTGCCGATGGTGAGCTCAACGGAACCGatgcagacgacgaacccggcCATGCATCTCCGGAGCGTCCCGCCAGCCCCGTACTACTGCCCGGCCATCTGAAGAGTAGCATACAGTTTTTCGAAAGCCTCAAGAACAAACCGTAA